The following coding sequences lie in one Arachis ipaensis cultivar K30076 chromosome B05, Araip1.1, whole genome shotgun sequence genomic window:
- the LOC107642379 gene encoding secretory carrier-associated membrane protein 4 isoform X3 produces the protein MNRHQDPNPFEEEVNPFSNGAGAPGSKSRIPQLSSEPVGFGQKHDATVDIPLDVTTDSKKKGQELAAWEADLKRREKDFDSFKMYTQEIKRREEAVAKAGVPVDDKNWPPFFPIIHHDIANEIPVHAQRLQYLAFASWLGIVLCLVFNVVAVIVCWIRGGGSKIFFLAVIYALLGVPLSYVLWYRPLYRAMSTDSALKFGWFFLFYLIHIAFCIFAAIAPPVVFHGKSLTGILAAIDVFSDHVLVGMKGCIVCGNSTYMELE, from the exons ATGAATCGCCACCAGGATCCTAATCCGTTCGAAGAAGAAGTTAATCCTTTCTCG AATGGTGCTGGTGCTCCTGGATCAAAATCACGTATTCCACAATTGTCATCTGAACCAGTGGGCTTTGGCCAAAAACATGATGCTACAGTTGATATTCCTTTGGATGTTACAACT GACTCTAAGAAAAAGGGACAAGAGCTAGCAGCTTGGGAAGCAGATTTGAAAAGGAGAGAGAAG GATTTTGACTCTTTCAAAATGTATACGCAggaaataaaaagaagagaagaagctgTTGCTAAAG CCGGTGTGCCTGTTGATGATAAGAATTGGCCTCCATTTTTCCCAATCATTCACCATGATATTGCCAATGAGATACCAGTTCATGCTCAGAGGCTGCAATATTTGGCCTTTGCAAGTTGGTTAG GAATTGTTCTATGCCTAGTTTTTAACGTAGTTGCTGTGATTGTGTGTTGGATCAGAGGTGGCG GCTCTAAAATTTTTTTCCTTGCGGTTATTTATGCTCTTCTTGGGGTTCCACTTTCATACGTGCTTTGGTACAGGCCCCTCTATCGTGCTATGAG TACGGATAGTGCACTGAAGTTTGGTTGGTTTTTCTTGTTCTACTTG ATTCatattgcattttgcatctttgcTGCAATTGCGCCTCCTGTTGTTTTTCATGGAAAATCATTAAC GGGCATTCTTGCGGCAATCGATGTTTTCTCAGACCATGTATTGGTTGGG ATGAAGGGATGTATAGTTTGTGGGAATTCAACATATATGGAACTAGAGTGA
- the LOC107642378 gene encoding DEAD-box ATP-dependent RNA helicase 5, with protein MGRKHDAVIAAEPVAVPSPAGEAPNSPKLKSEKKKKKHKNKDKHNQEQNGTASPKRKLDEIQPRNAAESDKGKKKKKKHKRDSEENVEETKAESVDGAGGGGGGGDESVTDGHVVVTGKNAGEAKYAPVKSFAGSGLPENVLECCKGFEKPSPIQSRAWPFLLDGRDLIGIAATGSGKTLAFGIPAVMHVLSKRKNKAVKGRNPLCLVLSPTRELAQQISDVMCDAGKSCGVESVCLYGGTSKGPQISSLKSGIDIVIGTPGRIQDLIEMGVCSLKDVSFVVLDEADRMLDMGFEQVVRSILGQTCSVRQMVMFSATWPLPVHQLAQEFMDPNPVKVVVGSEDLAANHDVMQIVEVLDDRARDKRLVALLEKYHKSQRNRVLIFVLYKMETTRVERMLQQGGWKVVSIHGDKAQHDRTKALSLFKNGSCPLMIATDVAARGLDIPDVEVVINYSFPLTTEDYVHRIGRTGRAGKKGVAHTFFTQQNKGLAGELVNVLREAGQIVPDALLKFGTHVKKKESKLYGAHFKEISADAPKSQKITFDNSDED; from the exons ATGGGTCGCAAACACGACGCCGTTATCGCAGCTGAACCAGTTGCCGTGCCATCACCAGCAGGAGAAGCCCCAAACAGTCCCAAACTCAAAtccgaaaagaagaagaaaaagcacaagaaCAAAGACAAACACAACCAAGAACAAAACGGAACCGCTAGTCCCAAAAGAAAGCTCGACGAGATCCAGCCTCGAAACGCCGCCGAATCCGACAaggggaaaaagaagaagaagaagcacaagcgCGATTCGGAAGAGAACGTGGAGGAAACCAAAGCTGAATCCGTTGATGGAGCTGGCGGAGGCGGCGGAGGAGGAGATGAGTCGGTTACCGACGGGCATGTGGTAGTTACCGGGAAGAACGCCGGAGAGGCGAAGTACGCGCCGGTGAAGAGCTTCGCCGGTTCGGGGCTGCCGGAAAACGTGCTGGAGTGCTGCAAGGGCTTCGAGAAGCCGTCGCCGATTCAGTCACGTGCATGGCCTTTCTTGTTGGACGGTCGTGATCTCATCGGAATCGCTGCAACTGGTTCAG GGAAGACGCTGGCGTTCGGGATTCCTGCCGTTATGCACGTTCTGAGCAAGCGGAAGAATAAAGCGGTGAAGGGTCGGAACCCTCTTTGCCTCGTGCTCTCTCCTACCAGGGAGCTAGCTCAACAA ATTTCAGATGTTATGTGTGATGCTGGTAAGTCTTGTGGTGTGGAGTCAGTTTGTTTGTATGGTGGAACCTCCAAAGGGCCACAAATCTCATCACTGAAATCTGGCATC GACATTGTCATTGGAACTCCTGGTCGTATACAGGATTTGATTGAAATGGGTGTCTGTAGCCTAAAAGATGTATCTTTTGTG GTGCTTGATGAAGCAGATCGGATGCTTGACATGGGTTTCGAACAAGTAGTCCGCTCTATACTGGGTCAGACATGCTCTG TTCGCCAAATGGTGATGTTTAGCGCTACTTGGCCCTTACCAGTTCATCAGTTAGCACAGGAGTTTATGGATCCCAACCCTGTAAAG GTTGTTGTAGGTTCAGAAGATTTAGCTGCGAATCATGATGTCATGCAGATAGTTGAG GTCTTGGATGACCGTGCGCGTGATAAGCGACTGGTTGCTTTACTGGAAAAATACCACAAATCTCAGAG GAACCGAGTATTGATCTTTGTTTTGTACAAAATGGAAACCACACGAGTTGAAAGGATGCTTCAACAAGG AGGTTGGAAGGTTGTGTCCATACATGGAGACAAAGCACAACATGATCGTACAAAGGCACTTTCATTATTCAAGAATGGGAGCTGCCCTTTAATG ATTGCTACTGATGTGGCTGCACGTGGATTGGATATTCCAGATGTTGAAGTTGTTATCAACTATAGTTTTCCTTTAACTACAGAAGATTATGTTCATAGAATTGGTCGGACTGGACGAGCTGGTAAAAAAGGTGTTGCCCATACATTTTTCACACAGCAGAATAAG GGTCTTGCTGGGGAGCTTGTGAATGTATTAAGAGAAGCTGGACAGATTGTGCCAGATGCCCTTTTGAAATTTGGCACACATGTaaagaaaaag GAGTCCAAGCTTTATGGGGCCCACTTTAAGGAAATTTCCGCTGATGCACCGAAGTCTCAAAAAATTACATTTGACAACTCTGACGAAGACTAA
- the LOC107642377 gene encoding disease resistance protein RPM1-like, whose protein sequence is MAESPVSFLLDKLTTLLQEEVNLQRGVSDDIRHIKGELERHKAILRVADALEDKDHELQEWIKRVREIAYEMEDAIDEFNVRLVDQHMHGSNSSLTHKIVFTWKTLKARRQIGSHIQEIKSRLDVISMERPSMYGIGSRSSQRLSSRLDSQGDALLLEEADLVGIDTPKKQLSDLLFKDEPNRDVIAIYGMGGLGKTTLAKQVYDDPKVKKRFRIHAWVIVSQSFKLEELLRDLVQQLYNVIGKPAPEAVGQMRSDKLKEVIKNLLQRSRYLIVLDDVWHVNVWDSVKYALPNNSRGSRVMLTTRKRNVAMSSCAEFGKVYNLEFLSEHEAWSLFCRKTFQGNSCPSHLEQVCWNILKLCGGLPLAIVAISGALATRDKTNIEEWQMVCRSFGAEMEGNDKLEDMKKVLSLSFNELPYYLKSCLLYLSIFPEFHAIEHMRLIRLWIAEGFVVGEDGKTLEEVADSYLKELLNRSLLQVVQKTSDGRMKTCRMHDLIREIVTLKSKNQNFATIAKEPDITWPDKVRRLSVINTMNNIQQNKTFQLRSLLMFALSDANHDFSLHAVCSTGYRLLRVLDLQDSPLQVFPAQVVNLYLLKFLSLKNTKVKSIPASIKKLQHLETLDLKHSNVTELPVEIVELQRLRHLLVYRYEIESYAYFHSKYGFKVSAPIGRMQSLQKLCFIEVDQGSKALMIELGKLTQLRRLGIRKMRREDGAALCFSIEKMINLRSLSITAINEDEIIDIHCISNPPQYLRQLYLSGRLEKFPQWIQSLKNLAKVHLKWSRLKEDPLVYLQDLPNLRHLEFLQVYVGDKLHFRADKFQNLKVLGLDEIDGLKSMIMEEGAMPGLKKLIIQRCGALTQVPLGIEHLSKLKSIEFFDMPEELISALRPNGGKDNWRVQHVPVVYSTYWRDGGWDVYSLDTFGERETDSSAVMRSLELPTLWKV, encoded by the coding sequence ATGGCAGAAAGTCCAGTGTCCTTTCTATTGGACAAGCTGACTACTTTACTTCAAGAAGAAGTGAATCTCCAGAGAGGGGTGAGTGATGATATTCGGCATATTAAAGGCGAACTGGAACGGCACAAGGCCATCTTAAGGGTGGCTGATGCACTTGAAGACAAAGACCATGAACTCCAAGAATGGATCAAGAGAGTTAGAGAGATTGCTTATGAAATGGAAGATGCTATAGATGAGTTCAATGTTCGCCTTGTTGATCAACATATGCATGGCAGCAATTCTTCTCTTACTCACAAGATTGTTTTCACATGGAAAACCTTGAAAGCTCGGCGCCAGATCGGTTCACACATACAAGAGATCAAGTCCAGATTGGATGTTATCTCCATGGAGCGTCCCAGCATGTATGGGATAGGCTCAAGGTCTAGTCAGAGGCTGTCGTCAAGGCTTGATAGCCAAGGCGACGCGCTTCTGCTAGAGGAAGCTGATCTTGTAGGAATTGACACACCCAAGAAGCAGCTAAGTGATTTGCTTTTCAAAGATGAACCAAATAGGGATGTGATTGCCATTTATGGAATGGGAGGGTTGGGGAAAACTACATTGGCAAAGCAAGTTTATGATGACCCAAAAGTGAAGAAGCGTTTCAGGATTCATGCTTGGGTTATTGTTTCTCAATCTTTCAAGTTAGAAGAGCTCCTGAGAGACCTGGTTCAACAGCTTTACAATGTGATTGGCAAACCAGCCCCTGAAGCAGTTGGACAAATGAGAAGTGACAAGCTTAAAGAGGTGATCAAGAATTTGCTTCAGAGAAGCAGGTACCTGATTGTGTTGGATGATGTATGGCATGTAAATGTCTGGGATTCTGTGAAATATGCTCTCCCCAACAATAGCCGAGGCAGCAGAGTAATGCTTACCACGCGCAAGCGAAACGTGGCTATGTCTTCGTGTGCTGAGTTTGGTAAGGTATATAACCTTGAATTCTTGTCTGAGCATGAAGCTTGGTCACTTTTTTGTAGGAAGACATTTCAGGGGAACTCATGCCCTTCTCACTTGGAACAAGTTTGCTGGAATATCTTGAAACTGTGTGGGGGTCTGCCACTAGCAATTGTAGCAATCAGTGGTGCTTTGGCCACAAGGGATAAAACTAACATAGAAGAATGGCAAATGGTTTGCAGAAGTTTTGGGGCTGAAATGGAAGGCAATGACAAGCTGGAGGACATGAAGAAAGTGCTTTCCCTGAGCTTCAATGAGTTACCTTACTACCTAAAATCCTGCTTGTTGTACTTAAGCATCTTCCCAGAATTTCATGCCATTGAGCATATGAGATTGATTCGTTTGTGGATAGCCGAAGGGTTCGTGGTTGGAGAAGATGGAAAGACACTGGAGGAAGTTGCAGACAGTTACCTCAAAGAGCTCTTGAACAGAAGTCTGCTACAAGTAGTACAGAAAACCAGTGATGGCAGGATGAAGACGTGTCGAATGCACGACCTCATTAGGGAGATTGTCACTCTGAAATCAAAGAATCAGAACTTTGCAACCATAGCAAAAGAACCAGACATAACCTGGCCAGACAAAGTTCGACGCCTATCAGTCATAAACACAATGAATAACATTCAGCAAAACAAGACATTCCAACTTAGATCTCTGCTAATGTTTGCCTTATCAGATGCTAACCATGATTTTTCTCTACATGCAGTATGTTCCACTGGTTATAGGTTACTTAGAGTGTTAGATTTGCAGGATTCTCCATTGCAGGTTTTTCCTGCTCAAGTTGTCAATCTTTACCTTCTAAAGTTCCTGAGTCTGAAGAATACAAAGGTGAAAAGCATTCCAGCCTCCATTAAGAAGCTGCAACACCTTGAGACATTGGACCTTAAACACTCCAATGTCACAGAATTACCTGTTGAAATTGTGGAGCTGCAGCGATTGCGCCATCTCTTGGTGTATCGATATGAGATTGAATCCTATGCTTACTTCCATTCAAAGTATGGCTTCAAGGTGTCTGCCCCAATAGGAAGGATGCAATCTTTGCAAAAGCTATGTTTCATAGAGGTAGACCAAGGAAGTAAGGCCTTGATGATTGAGCTTGGAAAACTTACACAACTTAGGAGGCTCGGCATAAGGAAGATGAGGCGAGAAGATGGGGCTGCTTTGTGCTTTTCCATTGAGAAGATGATCAATCTCCGGTCATTGTCCATAACTGCAATCAATGAAGATGAGATCATTGACATTCACTGCATTTCCAACCCTCCTCAGTATCTCCGGCAACTCTACTTGAGTGGACGTTTAGAGAAGTTCCCACAATGGATTCAATCTCTCAAGAATTTGGCCAAAGTGCATCTAAAATGGAGCAGGCTAAAGGAGGATCCTCTGGTATATCTTCAAGACTTGCCAAATCTAAGGCATCTTGAGTTTCTTCAGGTTTATGTTGGAGACAAATTGCATTTCAGGGCTGACAAGTTCCAAAATCTTAAGGTTTTAGGCCTTGATGAAATAGATGGACTGAAATCTATGATCATGGAGGAGGGAGCAATGCCTGGACTTAAGAAGCTGATCATCCAGCGCTGCGGCGCATTGACGCAGGTACCATTAGGCATTGAACACCTAAGTAAACTAAAGTCAATCGAGTTTTTCGACATGCCTGAAGAATTGATTTCAGCACTGCGTCCAAATGGAGGCAAAGATAATTGGAGAGTACAACATGTTCCAGTTGTATACTCCACATATTGGAGGGATGGTGGTTGGGATGTCTATTCTTTAGACACTTTTGGGGAGAGAGAGACTGATTCTAGTGCTGTAATGAGAAGTCTAGAGCTTCCTACTCTTTGGAAGGTTTAG